The Malus sylvestris chromosome 12, drMalSylv7.2, whole genome shotgun sequence genome contains a region encoding:
- the LOC126592686 gene encoding probable ribose-5-phosphate isomerase 3, chloroplastic, giving the protein MASSSLSLLSPHNASTATHLILRTPKSPNMRSSYRPMSVKARTVPALTQDDLKKLAADKAVEYVKSGMVLGLGTGSTAAFVVSKLGELLKSGELKDIIGVPTSKRTEDQARQLGIPLSVLDDHPKIDLAIDGADEVDPNLDLVKGRGGALLREKMVEAASEKFVVVADETKLVTGLGGSGLAMPVEVVQFCWKYNLVRLQELFKEEGVEAKLRVDGDGKPYVTDNFNYIVDLYFQTPIKDGPAAGKEILKFEGVVEHGLFLDMATAVIIAGTNGVEVKTK; this is encoded by the coding sequence ATGGCTTCCTCCTCCCTATCCCTCCTCTCCCCCCACAATGCCTCCACCGCCACCCACCTTATCCTGCGCACCCCCAAATCCCCTAACATGCGCTCTTCCTACCGACCCATGTCCGTCAAAGCGCGCACAGTCCCCGCGCTCACTCAAGATGACCTCAAGAAGCTCGCCGCCGACAAGGCCGTCGAGTACGTCAAATCTGGAATGGTCCTCGGCCTTGGCACCGGCTCCACTGCCGCCTTCGTGGTCTCCAAGCTCGGTGAGCTCCTCAAATCCGGCGAATTGAAGGACATTATTGGAGTCCCGACTTCCAAGCGCACGGAGGACCAAGCTCGCCAGTTGGGTATTCCCCTTTCCGTGCTCGACGATCACCCGAAGATCGATTTGGCGATCGATGGCGCCGATGAGGTCGACCCAAATCTCGATTTGGTCAAAGGGCGCGGCGGAGCTCTGCTGAGGGAGAAGATGGTGGAGGCGGCATCGGAGAAGTTTGTGGTGGTGGCGGACGAAACGAAGCTGGTGACGGGGCTCGGCGGAAGCGGGCTGGCAATGCCGGTGGAGGTGGTGCAGTTCTGCTGGAAATACAACTTGGTTAGGCTTCAGGAGCTGTTTAAGGAAGAAGGGGTGGAGGCGAAATTGAGGGTCGACGGCGACGGGAAGCCGTATGTGACTGATAACTTCAACTACATTGTGGATTTGTACTTCCAGACTCCGATCAAAGACGGGCCGGCGGCAGGGAAGGAGATTTTGAAATTCGAAGGTGTTGTGGAACATGGGTTGTTCTTGGACATGGCGACGGCGGTGATCATTGCCGGCACGAATGGAGTGGAAGTGAAGACCAAGTGA